The Tenebrio molitor chromosome 5, icTenMoli1.1, whole genome shotgun sequence genome segment TTGTTCTgtatgatgatgatgatgattgATGATGAACGAAAACGTTCAATGACCTAACACCTTCTATTcctattatgtttttttattgacatACTCGTATTCTACTGTACTATTATGGTGTAGACTTTTTTTGCCAATTAATGTACCATGATTCTACACGCGAtagtatacaggctgtttgataaaaaacgcctcaacccataacttttttatttattatccgatttcaatgaacaaaaaaaccgaagatatgttttttcatgcgctacgaagcagccataaaataatttttttttggctttattttcagtagcttacgatagtcaactttttttttttaaatagacacatgtagttttttaggctcagtctaataaagtttttttttctgaatctaacgatgtattaaaaattatcgtttggtccatagctaactgaaaaaaaaaaaataaaacaatttttaattgtggttctggttattatgaaattttcaagtgtgccgtgaaaaacaattggaatacaaatagcaacaaatgtcaagtgtgagtttgaaaattttcaggtgcaatcttgaagagttttattattattttcttggaaaacataaataataaaaaataataataattattttttctattaactttttgtttttgactaattacgatttttattacactcgaacataaaataatagtcaaatgactgctatcctgcatgactgacaatgttattttatactttaataaaaaaaagtttaaaaaagcagatgaaaacttctaagctgacgtttagatgacatttatcgtactttgtattccgattgtttttcacggcactcttaaaaaatttataataagctgaaccacaaaaaaatgttttatttttttttcagttagctatgaaccaaatgataactttcaatacatcattagatccagaaaaaaaaaccttaccagaccaagcctaaaaaactacatgtgtccattaaaaaaaaaaaagttgactatcgttagctattgaagataacgccaaaaaaaaacattttatggctgttttgtagcgcttgaaaaaccatgtctttgatttttttgttcatcgaaatcgggtaataaataaaaaagttatgggttgagccgtttttcatcaaacagcctgtatacagggtgtaacagaaaaaagtgcatttatttttactgGTAATAGGACTCATCTACTAcaacttttcaaaataattttttttcgaaaacaaattctgaagagctttaaaaattaatctcaATTTACTAAAGATTTGCTTACCCACCTACGGGAGGTAAGGTAAGGaggtaacaaaaaacaaatgaaaacctttttattcatgaaGCGCAATTGTAACTTCTCAAGACCTTAAAGAAAAACAgcagtaataaataaacaaacgttttgaaaacttctgaagtttcaggttttgccgctgaaatggcttgcaaacgcaaacatagcaaatatagttcaattattttgtcaaattacatatttaaaggtttagccttcgaaaccttaggcccttggtgcaaagaagcaatcgatttcattaatgtcatcggagagcgacttattgcggaatcaggcgattcaaaatcaaagaaattcctcttcgagaggatttcccttgctattcaacgtggaaacgctgcaagcatttggggcacttttccagattccgccttattatcggaaatttttgtatcgtAAACCAAGTtgattaatataattattttattcatcaaatgcaatacgaagggaataaaaacattcagttCTTACGATTCCTCTTTAAAAAAGTTgtcagatttataaaattgcatgcAATGTGAACGGTACGTCAAAATAAAGGGGCAACAAAATGGTACCTaattcaattttgcaaattccaagaaactttatttagaaaagttgttgtaattgatgagtactattaccagttaaaataaatccaCTTTTTTCTGTAACACCCTGTTTTTAAGTAGTAATTCCTCGCATATCGactatttatcttttttttctaagtatttgtTAACACTTTGATCAATATTTAGAAATGCAGTGTCATGTACTGAATGAAGTGTGAAACACGTAGTTTTGGTTTAGCTATACTTAAAGTGaaactagaaaaataaaataaacaaaatataactGAATAACAGTaggtgttaaaaaatattttaaaaaaagtgaatagaaGATATCAACGAGGGAAGAACACTGACTGTCATTTATCACAAAAGCCATCagagaaaaaaacatttatttgttCTAATAGTAGAATTCTACCAACATTTGCATATAATAGTTCTACAATCTATTAATCTTTCCATACCAGTTATATCAGCATTTTTCGCGGACGTTTTAATTATGAAGTAGTTACTTATATACCGCAACAACCACAATTCTAATCTGAATGATTAATCTCCCGTTTTGTTTACGAACCAACCGAGTGAAACTATAATGCAAAATGAAAGTGTGCATCCATTTTTAACCATAAAATAGGTTACATCGCCtaatgaattttaaataatacgtGTCACCGCGTCCGCTTGTCTACTCAAGCGGAAACTTTTTACTATAATCCAGATTTTGGTCTGCATTTGTTAGTTCCGTCATATAACACTTACATAACGATTACaagaaaaatacgaaaaatcatttgaaattaatccTGGTAACGAGTGATTGAACCGGAACATTGCGTCcacaaaatgtaaacaaacaaaacgaGGTGTTGGTCAATGATGTTTCGCAAGCTTTTGATAGTGTGAGAacaactaaaagcaatttgtAGTTGATGGAAATATGCGTTGATTTTCGATGGGCCACTTTCCATTTATACTGAGAggtggaagaaaattttgcGATGCAATTCAGTACAACATTAATAACAATCATTATGAGtctttaaaagtaaaacatttatacagggtgcaacagaaaaaagtgcatttattttaactggtaatagtacTCATCAATTATAACAACTTTTGCAAATAAAGTTTTTTGGAATCTGCAAAATTGAATTGCCATCTGTCCCCCCTTTATTTTGACGTGCCGTTCACGTtgaatgcaattttataaatctgaaaacttttttaaacaggaatcgtaaaaactgaatgtttttattcccttcgtattgcatttgatgaataaaatggtttcacattcgttaaatttttaaaacccttcagaatttgttttcgaacaaaaaatatttagaaaagttgttgtagTAGATATtatcagttaaaataaatgcacttttttctgcTGCACCCTGTAGACACCTGTCGATAATAAACAATCTGTAGAATCCAGGGGCTGTAGGGTTGCTCGTTTATTTCTTCGAACCTCGCTTACCACACAAGCTTCGTAATTGACACAGTAAGTATCTAAAAGAAGAAATAAGCAGatcaaaaaatgtgtaaaaaatcTGTTAAATATGTCACttacggatttttttttatatttgtctAGGAAGTAGAGAATTATCACATTATCATTCTCTGATAGCGATGATTATTTTAATGAGATTGGCAATACTaataacgataaaaaaatACGGACATAAATGTTTTGAAATAACTTCTACCTAATTGCagctaaaaaaatttgaatttattttaaatacacaTGTTGCTATTTTATTATTCCCATTTTAAAAGAAGACATATACGAGTACCTATTTGTTATATGttctatttattttaagaatggttcgcctcgaaattaaaaaaaaagtgcattaataatttttagacAATTTTGCTATGCTATGTTCTTGTAGATAAAATAGAGGACTGAAAATGTTTGTGTGTTTCATTATATGCACTGGCCTTTGTCATTTGAGTGCACTTTGCTTTTGTCTTTTCATAACACAATCGACTCACTTGATGATTTATGGTATAAAACAATTCCATCATTAACACTTGTATCatcaattattttcactttagCTTAGGAactttttctaaatttgttgTCCTCTATCTTCGCAACGCAAACATGACGTCCGTTGAGTTTTCACTATGAAGTGTCATATGTTTTTTATTCGtccgttttgtttttgttgtttctgAATTCCGTTCTAACGAACGAAATACTTAGGAATTGATGTTAATAATCAGGATAACCGTCTCATTATTCCTTTTTGTTTTGCAAAGGAGAAAGCATAAAGAAATGAGACAAATGCATAAAACTGCTCTTACAGTTAGTCAGCAAATCTCTTGAGAAGAGTCATATGGATACGCAATTGAGATCAACAAAACATTTACGATCAAGTTgttctaaattatttgaacTAGTTAAGAAGACTGTAAGAACCCTTTTCTAACGATAAATCAAGACAGATGCAAAATTGCAGCACATTAGGTAAACAACAAAGACCTAAATTAGAAGGTTCTGTTTATCCGTGCGGTGACTGTAAGAACCCTTTTCTAACGATAAATCAAGACAGATGCAAAATTGCAGCACATTAGGTAAACAACAAAGACCTAAATTAGAAGGTTCTGTTTATCCGTGcggtgacatttttttctttttttttttcttattatcaAGAAATAACAGAGATatcgaaaaaatgtaaacattaaaaaataagtttttaaatcttttattttttaatttattggttAAATAATATTGCTTTcatagtttttgatttttttttttaagaataataGTCGCAATAATTCCATCCTTTAACCCTTTCAGTATGCAGTCGATATCTATCAATGCGACTCGGTTGAGCCGCCTGTGGATATTTAAACTTctaggatttgaagtgtttcaagaccggttaccaaaaaaagccactCCAACCGTTTCTATCGGGATACataaaggcgcgattttcgatcGGTTGAagataatagtagtttatttaacgagttcgtgtgtaaattgggctttttttggtatgagtgagccagtttaaaacgcgagtgaaacgaggcccacgagtgccaaaaaaggcctaatttacacaagaacgagttgaatacaacgtttttttgttcgacgagccagGACAATACATTTGTCTAATTATTTGGTTATTCCtacatatatttattttatttatgtagtTATTTATACTACGTGACAGGtatcgtaataaaataattttagaaatggttATTGTCATAACTGTAAAACTGACACTAATCTTAAATTTTGTTAAcccattaattaattaaacctTAATGACCTTcaattttgaagattttattttcgtcTCAAATATCATTAGATCTTGTTGTACCTAGTTAGATGCATAACTTATTTGTTCTAGCATttgttgttgtatttttttattgacctTTGTGCCTTAGAAAAAAGGAATTGACTCTCAATTGCAACAAAACCCCTTAGCTTTCCACGAAATGCATCACAGgtaaaaattaacttttttcacatttatcaGGATTACACAGATACAACAGTTTTTCTTTGGATTGGTGTGTGGTTGATTGTTCACTAAAAAATCCTATTCTCTACTCAAATTGACTTTATGAAAATCGTGTACAATGCTTTgtttgttagaaaaaaataattttcgtaTTCGAAATCATGCTTGACTAAATACGTTATGAAAAAAGTGAAAAGGATTCTTATACATTAGTTTCAGTCAACTTTcaacttaattaattaatctatTGTTGCAGCGACCTTTAATTTGTCCCATTCATAATAACCAATTGACTTGTCGACCTCTTCCTCGATGTTTCAagatgatttttttccaaCCACTGAAACCATTtaaactcacacttgacacAACAATTAAGCCTGACATTTTATTCTCCTCGGACCAttacatttgaaaaatgtgcagCTACGAGTACGTTACGCGGAAGTTTTTAGAAAGTTTTCTTTGAGTAGAAAAGACATCGAGTACAAATCAAACAAACTCcaacgtaataaaataataaacgatCTCTTCTAATTCGGTGACGTCACAATCAACAATTACCACTTCACTTGACTGGTCCTTGAACAGTGTCGACACCAGAagtagaaataaaattttaaaactccaagagcaaatttcaatttatgaCGAGAGTGAATTGTACGGAGATAGTCAATCgttgtaatttattatgaaCAAAACGGAAGTGTTTGCAAGCAGGAAAAGAATCACCCTCAACACGTTGAACACTTAGGAAGTGAAAATGCTAATTAAACGACCGTAAAATGTGACCAGACAATACACATCACATAGTGAACAATCCATTTGGTGTTAAATTGTTTATGTGCCTGGAGCATAACCACATGTGCCGGGTAAATAGTGCGATAAAAAGAAAGTTTTACAACAATTAAAGAACTAAACGCCGTAATCGAGCGACAAGAACATCTTAAATAAACTTGTCAGATTATTGCACAAGCGTAGCGAGGGCAATAATTACAGGAGGGATGAAAAGGCACTTTAGTTCCGTGGTATAGAAGTTATTTTTTTGACTTAATAATACGAGAAAAAAGAATGTTTTCttcgactgtaattacacaagaggtttcatttagtcggataaatatttttcgcaACGAAAACATACCTATTGCTTAGCAATTAGACGAGAAAAATTGGCACGATGAAACCACGACGGCCCTAGGCCGGACTTGATTTTATCGTGCCAATTTTTCGAGTCTAATTGCTGTCAAGCAATTAGTTTGAGTtgcacataaatatttttcctgacGAAATGAAACCTCAAGTGTAATTCGGcgagacaatttaatgaatgagcaatacaaatttaatttttttatttggtattaaaggTATTAGATGCATAGCAACTAAAGGTATAAGTTACCTGAGTGTTTTTGCCGAAtaaaagttagggcaaacttttaTCCGCTGTCAAAGTGATAAAATATCACAGCGCCTTATGAGATTTcttatacatgaattaaactgtcacttataattacacgagagcttttttttgtcgacgtaaacttgacatttcaatgagaattttgttgcctggcaatttaacgaaaaaaactgcCTCTGAAAAGgacgagtaattttttctggcagttttttaagtttaattgccaaacaacaaaactcgaattgtaaatgtcaaatttacttcgacccaaaaaaaagcttgagtgtaattcggtaagacaatttaatgaatacgtAAATCACTATGATGCAGACCTACTAGAATCAGACACTTTCAAACGTTAGGTTCCGTTTTGTCGCTggaaaagttagggcaaacttttttcgctgtcataatgacaaaaacaccgctgcttatgggatttttagtgtatgaattaaattgtcttgGTAATACTAATAACATGGGTGAATGGCGCATAAGTCAACGTGATGTTTTGTGGCAACAATAAAGTGGTAATTCcatctttttctttattttcagcTAGAGGTGAGTGCACTCCACACCGAACTGATGACAAATTTTTGCTACGTTTCCTAAGAAGTCGAAAATTTGGACTAGAATCTGCTTACAGACTTGTAAATGTTTAACAAGTGTTGTCAAGTcgaataacaatttatttgcaGTTTATCAACTACTACGACTTCAGAGAGGAAAATCCGACTTTTATAGAGGGTGTTGGTCTTGATCAACTGGAAAGAGCTGGAGGACCCGATTTTATCAGCGTTCCGCCATACCTAGATCAAGACGGCAAAAGAATTTTACTCTACAAACTTGGTAAGTGACAataaaagttataaaaatgttgcagCTACAATATCATAATAAGTTATTCCTCTGTTTTACCGCAAATTTAAATCTTCTagaatttttctctttttaaaTTAGTTCCGTTTCCCGTTTTCTTTTcgtgttattaattttgaattagcGTTCTCTgttaggtcaggtcaggtcaggtcaggtcaggtgaGATCTAGATATCCTGTCATTTTGTTTTCGCATATTCTTCAAGAAACTGTACACacaacaaaaatagaaaaatttaaaacatgtggatttttttaaagaacaactTGACATTTTCATTCTTCATATAATTGATATTTTAGGTAATTGGGACCCAACATCATTCACAGTTGACGATGTATTCCGAGCAACTTTACTTATCCTGGAATTAGCTATCCTTGAAGAAAGGGCACAAATGAAGGGCGGTGTTTGCATTGTAGACTGCCAAAACATATCTATGCAGCACGCCCTCTGCTTGACTCCGAGTTTAGCTCAAAAACTTCTGCAAATGGCTGTTGTAAGTTAAactgttaaattaatttgttttctaaTTGATAACTTTGAAGGCAACACACCCGATGAAACTGCAATCTTTACACATTATCAACCATTCATGGGCGTTTGAAATATTGTTCAATATATTCAGACCGTTACTGCACGAGAAGATGAAAGAGAGATTGTTTTTTCACAATGATTTGGAAAGTTTGCACAAACACGTGAACCCAAAATGCTTGCCAGAAATCTATGGAGGAATGCAGCCACATCATAGTTACGAAGACTGGGTGGAAGGATTCCGAAAAAATAAAGACATAATGAAAGAACTTAAGTCGTTAGGTTATAAAACATCATAATAATACttaattacaaaaagaaatacatatttagttggattgtaaaaattagtttccaaagaaaagaaaaaatactgttatAATGGGACTGAAGTAGGCAATGAAATGAGACGTGAAGGTGCAGGTACAAATGCGGTACTTTCTTATTTATCaagaaataattatgtatCTTTACTTTGAacttttatctttattttgaAAGAATAGAGAATACTCTAGTGTAAAAGGCGGTGATTTTGTAGACGCATTTTacgaaatatattttattgttgattaaaaaaaaattgagcaaTAATCGTTTACTTCATTTATTGAACATTTGAACATTGaacaattgaaacattttatcAGTTCCTTCTAAGTTGTAACCAATTCCTTTAACTATTCCAACTGTTTTCGGTTTAAtgaatgtaaatttcaaaatctacTGAGGGAAGAGAAAAAGATCTGGACTAGACAACAAGAAAATATTGGTCTACTTCAACAACGTACCTATCATCGACCATAGCGTAGTATCTtcctgaaaatttttaaaagtgcCAACTACAGAACGTCACCGATGTATTGTATGTTGCAAACAAATTGATCAAGTAGTAAGTGGCAAAacgtttgttttgtttgtgtgataagaaaatatgtacggtcggtggacaaataaaactgggacacttaaaatttaatctacgtaaatcagaccattgaattgtcaatatatttgtcagtgtctatataatatgtcataccaaagttaacctatttgtaataaagccgtaattaaacgacgcaaatttgtaaattttgacttatgtgattgtcatttttgtcccagttttatttgtccatcgactgtacattcgttaacaataataatattttttactcttgtcatgtttttctcattttgctttatttacattaaaaaatagtgatttGTGGATAATAACAGGTGGGCAGCCGGTGAAAGCCATGATTTACAATTACAGTCACTgcaattaactcaaaatttaaaaactgacCGACACAGAAAATTTCTGTATGccagtcatgatgacagtatAAAGTGGTttacagaaacagaaaaatgctgcccgaaattttgaTTCCGCGGCTGTACATACGCGTCTGTTGTTAAATTTGTTAGTTCAAAGCTAAATTTCGTCAATAACAGTAATAAATAACGTAGGGTTACCTAAACTGTATAATGCCCAGCAAGGACCAGGGGGAGGTATGAGTATTCttcgcaaaaaataaatatcattcCGCttagaaaatataataatacaaaGTTACAAAATACAAACTTAAACTTCTTGAAAGATTGCTTCTAGTTCGGAATCAGCCAATTCTTCTGGTAGGTCTACGATaaattgattatttccttttctgaTCATCTCTCGATGACCTGTAATCATCTTCTTCTTAATCTTTTTCTGCTAATCTTCTGCGGTAATATTGACAACTTCTTCCGTaatcaaatttattacaaCCCGATCGAACTTGGGTATTACATTCTTTAGTCGAATCCGTTTCTTTAACTGAAACCACATAAGCTCAATTGGATTAAAGATGCGTAGAATTTTCCACTGTTTCTTGGTATACCTAGACTTCCTCAAAATACAGATCGTGTTATTAGAAAAGCCTGGATTTCCAACTTTCTTGAGTTGGCATTcggaattttctttgattgTTTTGAATGATAAGAAGCATTATCGAGAACAATaatgttattacttattaggtTATAAATTGGAAATTAAACTGAACTCAAACCATTCTTGAAAAATATCAGAAGCCATATATTGTGGTAGTTGTCATTACAGTCTACCATTTTTTTCGCACATAATTTTAATCCATTGTGAACCCATTCATCGCTGGATTATTGCCATCTAGAATACAGCTGGACCCACAATGCAGAATTATTAAACGAGTCCCTTTTACAGGGGCCATAACGGAGACTTGACATCCACTTGAACCATCTCACCACCCTTTTTTGGCAGAATCATAAGTGTCATACcaagtttcatttaaataataaataaagaggTTTGACTGACAAAAGATATTTGAGTTTGAATTTCATATTTGGGGATTAAACCCTATTTGGCttgaaactaattttaattgtttcaaaaaCAAGCAGATCATTTTATCAAGAGTGactttttctgaaaaattaaatttcttcgTTGTAACTCAATCCATGGACATACTATACATATGTATTGTATGCATTTGGATTTTCTCTAAATATGACTGTCGCCAATTTACAACAATTCTTCGGCTTTCCATCACTGCCGTTCGCTTGTTAACGGCCTGGAATTTAAACCcaagttttttttaaccatCTCCTTGTCTCCTGTcagatcaaaatttatttcaaatatttttttattaatcgtcTCTATCGTTGgaatttcatttcttttataGTCTTCGTAGACTGTGTCCCCTAGCAATTTTGCCATGGCTGGATTCAGCTTGATGCTTTTTCCAGCGTCAAGACGTCTTTTGACAATCCCTTCTCTCACTAATTTTACCATGGTGGTGTAGGGAATGCCAGTTAGACGTGCTGCTAGTTTCAACACAGTCTCACTCATGGCTCCAGCTTCAGAGTCAGCTTCTTTCTCTTTTAACAGattgttgtaaatatttaaacaaatttgtttggccggttcatttaaatgcaatcttttcttttttgatcCACCGCTACCGCTGTCAATTCTTGTGTCTTCTCCATCGGTGCTTtctagataattaaaatcactATCACTatcactgtcactgtcatggTGACTGTTTTCATTTCTACAACTTGTGCTTGGTAGGTAGAGTGCATTTCAACGAGAGGTACACAGGCGTGGCTACCGAGATGCGCCAGATGTAGGGGAAGGGCGACCCAAAATCGAGTGCATTGGCGTAgtccagttttatttttgttttaacttTCACAACACAGAAAATATCAGATTTTCACAACCGGGATTAGAAATCAAGTTGTATGACATAAAAGAGAAGCCGGTGAAGAACAATAACCTGGCTGTGatttgcgacaaaatggcgaaAAATCAGCTGTTGAaatgaaattagaaaattcccTGGAAAGTACAAACTAACGCCGCTACTGTCTAGGTAAGCCACGCCACTATAGACCGAAATAGATTTCTGCGCAAGTTTATAGATGTGTACCTCTCGTTGAAACGCACTCTACCTACTTCAGATTTGTTTTCCCAAAGACGAAACATTTTCACTATTCTTCTTCAGTAGATTCACTTGCTGAAATccttattattaaaaaaagaacacttcattaatattaaaatcaaCAATAATAGGGCAATTCACGTGCTCTCCATCTCATAGAACCAGTGACGTAGCTAGACTTTTTCCTTAGGTGGGGCACTCTAAGGGCAAGAAATATTTAACAGGGGCCCGCAAGAACTAATTACTGTTGCGGCCAAACAAAAGCGACcactaaattgacattttatgtcatCTTTATAAGTTTTGGTAATTCAGgctattaaaatgaaagtttctcGGGTAACAAAACAAGAAACCCATACTTGTGGCACAAGATAACACTGATGGAtgatgtcaatttgaaaaagagttttttattacaatagaaaaaattgctgctcattttttttttggccgcaACAATACAATATGAGCATTTTTGGAGTTCCTATATAGtgtgatgaaccaagtgggtAATTCAAATTTCCCACCAAGCGtccatctcatttttttttctaccaacatacgcaatgaaaataacacccgcgaaattcaaaaatggccaagagcgcgtgatcgtacctcgttaatttccctacgttgtgtgtttttttttttttaatacaaattaaacattaccagattcgttccaacagggtttgtgaaccacacaga includes the following:
- the LOC138131090 gene encoding clavesin-2-like isoform X1; this translates as MHFFSTFTKMPTDVEIKWELDLREASEELLEWAKENIREDPNTKCQMISDLRDMIYSRGECTPHRTDDKFLLRFLRSRKFGLESAYRLFINYYDFREENPTFIEGVGLDQLERAGGPDFISVPPYLDQDGKRILLYKLGNWDPTSFTVDDVFRATLLILELAILEERAQMKGGVCIVDCQNISMQHALCLTPSLAQKLLQMAVATHPMKLQSLHIINHSWAFEILFNIFRPLLHEKMKERLFFHNDLESLHKHVNPKCLPEIYGGMQPHHSYEDWVEGFRKNKDIMKELKSLGYKTS
- the LOC138131090 gene encoding clavesin-2-like isoform X2 yields the protein MPTDVEIKWELDLREASEELLEWAKENIREDPNTKCQMISDLRDMIYSRGECTPHRTDDKFLLRFLRSRKFGLESAYRLFINYYDFREENPTFIEGVGLDQLERAGGPDFISVPPYLDQDGKRILLYKLGNWDPTSFTVDDVFRATLLILELAILEERAQMKGGVCIVDCQNISMQHALCLTPSLAQKLLQMAVATHPMKLQSLHIINHSWAFEILFNIFRPLLHEKMKERLFFHNDLESLHKHVNPKCLPEIYGGMQPHHSYEDWVEGFRKNKDIMKELKSLGYKTS